Proteins co-encoded in one Xiphophorus couchianus chromosome 3, X_couchianus-1.0, whole genome shotgun sequence genomic window:
- the efna1b gene encoding ephrin-A1b, whose translation MDVVCLMCLALTIGAWFASAERHSVYWNSSNPNFLWDDYTVKVRINDYLDIICPHYTHEEVPSHSAERYVLYMVEKEDYDVCKPHSFDQLRWECSRPFAPHAPEKFSEKFQRFTPFTLGKEFRAGESYYYISKPMHHHGSDCLRLRVDVVGHKGSAKANGDKSKAEESQKEEEKITFIVAGGVHNPSNRLPADDPAVMEPNVQRSIGSSAAQLVSLSFFFTMTPVLLAMALH comes from the exons ATGGATGTGGTGTGTCTGATGTGTTTGGCGTTGACCATCGGTGCGTGGTTTGCCTCCGCGGAGCGGCACAGCGTCTATTGGAACAGCTCAAACCCAAA CTTCCTGTGGGATGACTACACGGTGAAGGTGCGCATCAATGACTACCTGGACATCATCTGCCCCCACTACACTCACGAGGAAGTACCATCGCATTCAGCAGAACGCTATGTGCTGTACATGGTGGAGAAGGAGGACTATGACGTGTGCAAGCCTCACTCGTTTGATCAGCTCCGCTGGGAGTGCTCCAGACCCTTCGCTCCCCATGCGCCGGAAAAATTTTCAGAGAAGTTCCAGCGCTTCACGCCCTTCACACTGGGAAAAGAGTTCAGGGCGGGGGAGAGCTACTACTACATCT CCAAGCCAATGCATCACCATGGCAGCGACTGTCTGAGGCTGAGAGTCGATGTCGTCGGACATAAAGGCTCTGCAAAGGCTAATGGAGACAAATCCAAGGCAGAGGAGAGccaaaaggaggaggaaaaaattacatttattgttgCTGGAGGAGTTCACAACCCCTCCAACCGACTCCCAGCAG ATGACCCCGCTGTCATGGAGCCAAACGTCCAGAGGAGCATCGGCAGCTCTGCAGCACAGCTGGTGTCTTTGTCGTTCTTTTTCACCATGACCCCCGTCTTATTAGCCATGGCGCTGCACTGA
- the slc50a1 gene encoding sugar transporter SWEET1: MDLTQLLSWACIVFTVGMFSTGLTDLKKMRESKSADNIQFLPFLTTCLNNLGWLFYGTLKRDHTIVVVNVIGALLQILYIVMYFLYTKQKRLVVLQTLAAAAVLVCGWLYFTTVLTEGEARLNQLGLTCSVVTVSMYLSPLTDLVAIIRSGNVQVLSFPLTVATFFTSTAWVLYGLQLNDYYIMVPNTPGIFTSLIRFYLFRKFATTSQGSPSYKPLHT, from the exons ATGGATTTGACTCAGCTTCTATCATGGGCCTGCATCGTGTTCACAGTCGGGATGTTCTCGACAGGACT GACCGACCTGAAGAAAATGCGAGAATCCAAAAGTGCAGACAACATCCAGTTTCTCCCCTTTCTCACCACGTGTCTGAA TAACCTGGGCTGGCTGTTTTACGGCACTCTGAAGAGGGATCACACCATTGTCGTAGTGAATGTCATCGGAGCTCTTCTCCAAATCCTCTACATTGTCATGTATTTCCTCTATACTAAACAGAAG CGACTTGTGGTGCTTCAGActctggcagcagcagcagtgttgGTCTGTGGATGGTTATACTTCACTACCGTTCTAACAGAGGGAGAGGCTCGACTCAATCAGCTCGGTCTCACCTGCAGCGTGGTCACCGTCAGCATGTACCTGTCTCCGCTCACAGACCTG GTAGCAATAATCCGCAGTGGTAACGTGCAGGTCCTGTCCTTCCCTCTGACTGTAGCCACCTTCTTCACTTCAACTGCCTGGGTTCTTTATGGCCTGCAGCTAAATGACTACTATATTATG GTTCCAAACACACCTGGAATCTTCACCAGCTTGATCAGATTTTACCTGTTCAGGAAATTTGCCACAACTAGTCAAGGTTCACCTTCCTATAAGCCTTTGCATACATGA